In Mastomys coucha isolate ucsf_1 unplaced genomic scaffold, UCSF_Mcou_1 pScaffold9, whole genome shotgun sequence, the genomic window AATAGAACCTGTTGAATCAATGAAAATATACTGTCCCCCCctacttgatttctttctcctacTAAAACTATATCTCTCTTAAAATTATCCTACCTACTTAAAATGCTTTGAATTAGATGTATATCACTTACTTGTATAACTCTGGAAAgccattttattaataaatgctctgttgaagatatttctaCACCACAGTAAAAAGGTCAACATAAACTTGGGTTGTAATGtcttttcttaataaatattataCTCATTTAACATATTTAGACCTATAACACTCCATGTTTGGAAATATAAACTTTGTTTCCACTTGTCAAATAAGCAATAGGTATCTAAATGAAGAATTAAATCGGTACAACATAAGCTATCCCTGTACAAAATATTACATAGCAAAAAGGTTGACAAGTACTTGTACGAGCTTCTGATCaacaaataatattcaaaattgGTCTAACCTGATATTCTATTTAATCTTATAAAATTCGAGCTACATTAGAGTTCTATATAATATAATTGAATTCTTAAGGCTTACTGTCATTTCTAGATGTTAGTGTCTTAACTTCAGTACTAGTTTCTCATGACCCACATGATACAACGTCATGGACTGCAGTACCCAATAGAGGCATCTCCTTGTTAGTTTTAATGTGTGACTCTTCTAAATATTGTAGGAATCATGGTATCTAATTGCTAGAGTGTTCAGTTATGCCTTACAATGCAAGTGGCATCCACCTAGTAAAAGTTTTgctgaaaataaaatgcaaaatataattttatgaccACTATATTAAAAGTTAACTTTTTTCGAAGCCTGTAtgaggcagaagaaaaaaaagtttatcaaAAAATTAGAGTACTTTAAACCACTTAATGTGGTAGTAATTTCAATCACTTTGACACAATTTGATGTACATCTAGACCAATGTGCAACCACTACTTGAAAACTTCAGGAAATTAGCTAGGACTAACATTTGAATCAGTTATGACAAATATGCATCACATCATTTGATATATAAGCATACAAAAATACCAACCTCAAATAAGCACAATGAACTTAAGTTCATTGGGTTCATAATTGAGTCAGATTACCTACAAAATTAACCAAATACAATAAGCACATAATTTCAAATGGTGTTTTATGCTTTTCATAACATAAAACTTTAATCCTACTCATTTAGGATCACatctttgaaatataaaagctGCCTGGATGGTAATATATTGTATAGCTGTGGGCATGGTTTTAATTCAACCATTAATTTATAATCCTATTTATGTAAGTTGTAATCATTTCTTTGTGCGCACATTTAATATTCAAATCGCAATGGATTACAGTTATGTGGATTTTGTTCTCATTTAATAAATAACTTTGGAGTGTTGAAACAAGAATCAATTTAAGAAGAAGTCCATAATATTTTTCCAGGAATATGGGCAGAACCATGGTCAATAGCGATTCtgctcctttcctgtctctttctagGTAACCAAAACAATCTCTTTCAGAACAGATATGCAATATATCATTCATATCTGTAGCACTTCCATTATTCACAATATATTGAATTTCCCTGTCAATATGTTTTACCCATGCatgttttttccttctattcATCTTCGAAGAAAAGACTAGACTAGAGCAAAGACAACAAGACATGAAAGTGAGCAAACGCATAGTTCTGCTTACAGTTCCCTGATTTTTAAACCATTGGCCTTGAACAAATGAAGGTTACTGGTACATAAgcgaaaattaaattttattaaaaataagtaaaataagaatatttagcttagatatatatttataaaagtatataCAACTTTATATTAAACTTCCTGAATCTATTTCTACATGGAAATTATACAAACCTAATGAAGAATGCTGTGATGGTTATTTCTAAACTAATAATGTAATACCCTTTTCGgggataaaatgtaaaatattttatttctcaaataatgaaaattgaaaacttatggagcagaccttggggcaaactctgcagccagttaGTCCCACAACactgagaggaagctccactcccaggtgctctaacatgcccaggatcagaggtgagaaagacacaacatctgtcccaagactaagagtaactgggaccagcaggacccaggcacgcaggaactccaccagcccagtggcacaggttccttccagactgtctgagctggtgccttgagcagaccttgggcacaaactcctcagccagtctcacaacaatTATAGGTGGCTCCCCTCACAGGCACTCTGATatgtccaggatcagaggatcagaggtgaggaggacacatctgtctcaACACAGGGAGCAGCCAGGAtctgcaggacccaggcacacaggaactctgccatccCAGTGGCTCAGgatgcttccagtctgtctgggcaggtgtcctgagcagaccttaggcacaaactcccgcagcaagtcccacaatacccagaggaagctccactcccagatgctctaacaagcccagtatcacaggatcccagaatcacaggctcACAAAAAGAGCTTGACTCTGTggaattctgacacaacaaggatcacaggaatgacagactccagtcagatttagcaagggcaggtagcactagagataaccagatggctggggtggggggcagcataagaaaataaacaacacaaactaaggtcacttgccatcatcagaacccaattctcccaccatagcaagtcctggacacaccatcacactgcaaaagcaagattcagatctaaaatcatttctcatgatgatgattcaggactttaagaaagacataaataactccctcaatgaaatacaggagtacacaggtaaacagctagaagcccttaaagaggaaacataaaaatcccttaaagaactacaggaaaacacaatcaaacaggtgaaggaaatgaacaaagccatccagaatctaaaaatggaaataaatacattaaagaaatcagaaagagagacaactctgaaggtagaaaacctaggaaagaaatcaggagtcatagatgcaagcatcaccaacagaatacaagagagagaatctcaggggcagaagataccataaaaaacatagacacaacagtcaacaaaaatgcaaaaagcagctgggcggtggtggcgtacacctttaaacccagcacttgggagacagaggcaggtggatttctgagttcaaggccagcctggtctacaaagtgagttccaggacagccagggctactcagagaaaccctgtctcgaaaaacaaacaaacaaaaatgcaaaaagcaaaaagctcctaacccaaaacatccaggaaatccaggacacaataagaccaaacctaaggataataggtatagaatagagtgaagaatcccaacttaaagggccagtaaatatcttcaacaaaattatagaagaaaacttctctaacctaaagaaagagatgcccatgaacatacaagaagcctacagaactccaaatagactggaccagaaaagaaattcctcccatcacataataatcaaaataccaaatgcactaaacaaagaaagaactttaaaagcaataagggaaaaaggtcaagtaacatataaagacaggcctatcagatttgcaccagacttctcagcagagactatgaaagctagaagatcctggtcagttgtcatacagaccctaagagaacacaaatgtgaaaccagactactatacccagcaaaactctcaattaccatagatggagaaaacaagacattccgtgacaaaaccaaatatacacaatatctttccacaaatccagtcctacaaaggataatagatggaaaacaccaacataaggagcaaaactacacccgagaagaaacaagaaaataatcttttaacaaagccacacaaacctaattccacctcttacaacaaaaacaacaggaagtaacaattactttttcttaatatcttaatatgaaagttattaccaatatatcctaatcgattaaaatccaaaaatatgaggaattagaaatttattgactgttatccaatggtctctctaatttggaaattggagagataagtccaatattatacaatccatatacactttcagcttttttgttcctgacagtgtcttgctgtgtaccacataatggtcttgaaatcatgcttctcatatctcagcttctctattagtactattgtttatttcatgtttttacactatgatttttagaacagcttacatatttcaaaagtatttatacagccaaaagaaaagtaaacaattaacttgggaggtggtttgtaagagaacaacaaagagtgagactgaatgctttgcttgacatttgtaactattgtatcaagtttgtaaaagaggactttataagttactctttctctgagatgaatgcttttccaaattatcacagccaatgaaccagattcttaacctcacttaatgtctgtgccaccctccaagcagaaccattgttcattgaaacagttggtgaatgactttatggaaagaccatcttaatacacacaccacttGAAAAGTGAATGTTAACCTATTCTCtatggactgagaataaagtcactcactcaagtcaattagctttgaccatagcaggaagtctgtatccaaaaatcatgcctacaattcattccttggtgcagtagaactgtcaactctcagcttagctacgatgatggaggtaaaatcctttggtgatatgagggtcattgaagtacagctctatgacaatgaaatccaatgtctaaaaattgttcttattttgggcttgtaccacagtaaaagccaagattttaagctctactagatacaaaacaagcaatcaaacaaacaaacaaaaagactttatatatttatgttcatttaaaaaagtactagtagtaatgtattgttttaaaatatacagttaatatgtttggacttatttaaaatttatattgagcaaaatgtatgtattttcagtattgctgtagacaagcatctacataagactgttaaattgattgttgttttatatcaaacaacttttataatactcatttttattgttataatattttataaattttaaagagtatgaccaaaaaaaggtattgtaggtattgaaggggggtctctgggaggagttggggtacaaaggggaaacaagaatgtgatttaattctatttacttaaaatatgttttttaatgttaacaaattcagataaattgaaataatgtatcttttctcatcataatgcaatacaaCTTAAATCAATTAGAAATGTtgagctaaaaaaagaaaacttatgtGTCATTTACTtaagactgaaaaaaatctataccCCTTCAAATCTCTAAGTTGGCTATATAATGTTTagcattatttatatattaaaaaagaaataaataatggtaaatatttttcatttaaaacattgttttggtatttttaatttagtgtataatagttgataaaaaaaagattacaatGGCTAGATACCTAAATTACTAAACAACATAAGATATTCTACTAGTGTTATACACTGCCAGTGATGTATTAGATTCCAATGATGAATATATTTTATCCTCATATATCACAGACTGCTAAAGTTTTAGAATTgccttatattattttaataagaaacaaCCTACAGTAAAATTATCTCTAGGAAACTTCAGCCAATAGAGTACTTATATTATGTACTTTCAGATATATGCCCCCTTAGGTTGTGGAAATTGTtcagcagaaagagtgtaagatgTACCATCAGTGTGGGAGATGTATGCATCATCAACAACCACAGAGCAAGGTAATATGTGCTTATAATTCAGCATTGGAAAATGTAAAAAGGAGAATCCCAGGAGATCTTTAGCAACCCCTCCTTAGATAAAACTGTAAGATCTGGGTACAGtgagatactctgtctcaaaaatataacttggagaagcaactgaggaagacacctgacattatCTTGAAGTTTCTCTATGCTCACACATCAAGTACATCCACTTCAGATATGAAGGAGCAAGCATGCTTCATAAAAGTAAACACCTTTACTGCCTGCCATGAGTCTGAGGCAGGGTGTTCACTGGAACCTGGAACTCCGAAACCAACCTTATCATTATCCAAGAAAATGCTTCTGTAATAAACACATGCAAACTTCTGTAGTGGCTTACAAAACAACCAATCCTGATAGTTATGTGTGGATTATCCACATTGTATTAGATCTTAAATTAAACCTAATATCCAGATTACTTTGTGGGAAATAAGCTTAGATTCTATTCAAAACATTTACCATTTTATCGAAGACTTGTGGATCTGCATATTTTGGTACATTTTGGAGATCTGGGAAGTAATCTTGTATGAAACCAAAGGATTCCATATTCTTTATATAGCAAGTGCACAGTCAACATTGTCAACTGTTTGCTTCAGTAAACACATCTGAAACTCTTAAGTAATTCTCCAGCAAATTTTGTACAAAATGAAATTCAGTTCCATGTCAGCATATAGTCTGATCaatctattttaaatgtaaatgtaacaaaacaaattaaagtcTAAACCAGTAAACTCAATTTTTTGGTTTATTGCACTGAAAAGTTTGCACTGACTGAGCTATAAAGATTGAAAGAAGTTCCAAGGTAATGCCTTCAGAGGCCCATTTCATCTAAAAAGTATAATTTTTGAACACTTAATTAAGTCATCATTacctttactttttcattttttttcctaaaatccaATGAAATTTTGATAGTATTGAGCAGGTTGATACAGCTGTTTATGTTTCTGCATTTCAAGTCCTGTAGTGAGTGCTGTCATAGAATCAATTTGATGGTGTTGCTTCAACTTTCAGTACTATCAAAAAGTTTTGTCTTGCATATGATCTGTGAATATAGCTTTTAGGATGGATACTggttttttaaaaggcaaaaacatAAGATGTGATTAATTTAGTTCTCTTTAGTTCAAATATTTAGAGTaaactttataataaatatttggaTATGCTTTTCCTAAATTTATTGATATTGTATTGAATATAGCCTTCAAAATATAGATTAaactttgaaaaacaaagcaaaacaaaacaaagataaaccaaatctcaattctgaaactAAATCATAAGCATAATTAGTATCATCATTTACTTCAAgtaaaaacttcaaataaaacTATGTATAAAGTAGCATCAGGAGCTCTGAAATAGGAGCCACTAAATCTAACATTCCACAATCCTACTGACAACAGACACTTCTACATTCACCCTTCAAATTTCCAttcccaccttctctttctctctactaaGGTTTATGAAAATCTTAGCCCCAATTTAACATATTGCCTTTAGAATGACCCACCTAAGTTTAACACTTCCTGGTGTTGATGACAATTCTGATTATACCTAGTACAAAAAGTTAGAAACAGAAACTGCATTGTGTTAACATTAGTAGGTATCCCAGCTTCTCCCTGTATAAACATGCAAGCATATGAAGCATTAAACATCTATGGCAACAGCTGAACTTCTACTATGCCCATAACTACAGCAACAACCAGAGTTactaaaagtttctttaaaacaatgtatCCATATAAGATATTCTAGCTGATTTTCTCTTCCACCCATTTGTCACAATCAAAAGCTCTTCCTCTCATCATTCTGAGACAAAATGTGATTTACCTAGGAACAGGATATTTACACTATGGATGTGAAAATTACACTTATATGAGCATTTTGTGTAAAGAAGCAGCAAAGGTACAAAGCCCTTCCAACAAAACACATATGAGATATCATGTGTATTATATGTCCTGCTTACTTATATGTAGCTCTATACATGGGTATATTAAACATACCCATGTAAATTGAATTGTGTTGGTGACACTCTAATAAAGTCAATAAATcagttattattaataaattattatctGTATAAAACCATAGGACATTGCTTGCCTATAGGTTTTCATGTATAGTATTAATTATTAAGATTCTGGCACCTTTGATAAGATTGGAATCAATgtaagtataatatatattcagtGGTGCAAATCCATATCCTATGAATCCTATGATGCACTCATATttttggttggttattttttttattctaaggAAGAGAAGAACAAATTTAGCTACATCAATTTGAGAAAAGGTATTTTTGTGGTAGATATATTAAAAAAGGTAAAGGGCCACCACTATTATAATTTGGAAGTTGCAACCTCACTCCTAATCTGTTTTATAGTAGCAAGTTTATagctttgtattttaataatctTTAAGAGGTTGGTATGATGACTGTTTCATATAAAATGGGGTTTTGAAATATGAAGGAAATTGAATTAAATGGTCTCTTACTTTTTACCGTACATGATTTATGTTCCTGTgtattgtttgttatttgttaGCCTCCATGGTCTCATCTGTATAATGGAAATAGCATTGGAAAAATCACCCTGTGATCTTGAAACTTAGATTAGTGTTTTAAATTAGCATGTCTGGCAAtgaaagactcaaaaaaaaaaacattaaaagtagtATTCTGACAATTTGGCTTCTTTAACTTAATTTTACACACTAATTTCTGTATGTTTAAGGAGAAACTTATTTCACTGTGTACTGTTTCTATGACACATTCCTGTTTTTGACCTTCCCTAATTATTGATTAGCTTTAAAACTTCAATAGATATTTCTTAATAAATGCTGCCCTTCATGGGAGACATTTCTAAatctgccttgttttgttttctttttttctttcttaacatcCAAGGAGAGATAACCCATCTCCTTCTCCATTTTTTCCACCATGAAGGAATCTGTTAGTTGTTTATCAATAATACagtttttctttccataaaaatGTTAAAGCTTTCATATAAAAAAGTGGTAAATAACCAAGATCAATTGCCAGAGGACAGTCATTTTCCATTTTATCATTATGAAATGCAATCCCCAAACAaaagaatcaagaagaaaaaaggtaATAGATGCCCTTAGGAACAGTCAGTGTgtataataaagattttattttaaaagtgttaagATAAATAATACATACTCCACAACATCACTGTTCTGGGAAATGATCTCTTTTTAGAATATGAATTCTAACTGGCACATCTCTTTACACCTTCTCCCGGGGGCTTTTACTGAGCTGGCTTTTAATTCTGCAGTTTCAGTCTGTGGTCTCCTGTCTTTGACATACTTCTCAAGAGTGGATGTGTGGTGGAATGCAAACTCCATCAATATGTGTGGTTTGTAACCTAACTGCTGATGAAATAGAGTTGCTTAGAATTCCCGAGGGCATCTGATTCAGAATAGAATTACATTGGTCGGTAAAATTCAAATAGTTCACTGCTTTCCCTTGGTAATTACTGGGTCATAACCAGAAGTTGGAATGATAAgtgtgaaacatttttttttttttttttttttagtataatgATTGATTTCCATAAAGATGAGTACTTCAACAGTTTTCAATATGTAGTTGCTGGGGCGGAGGGTGGGTGGCCACTAATTAGTTTTACCGTTTTCAGCAGATGTTGAATTCAAAATGCCAGCATCCGCATCTCAAACACCAGTCATTAGGGCTGTCTTTCATGAAGGAGTGCTGACCAATGAAATCTCCCTCTGTTTAATGAGACCGATCTAGACAAAGTCAATTAAATCAAATCTATCCTAACATTTCCAATATATCTGCAGTGTGGGCAGCACCTTCATAACAGCAGGGAGGGATTTCCAGTATTGATAAGGGGATTCGCTGCTGCATTAGGAGAGCGAGCACGGAGGGAGGGCAGAGTTGATTGGGTCAGAAGGTACTTTATAGGCAGTGGAAAAGCAGTGAAgtccaggggtgggggagggtgttgGATGGGAGATTGTGAGGAGGAGAGCTAGTGAATGATTAAACACTAAGGTAATTAAGGAGAGAGCCTTTCTGGAGCTCCAGAAGGGACCTACCCCGCCTCCCAGGCgtatccccaccccctcccttccACCATAAATCCAAATAGGAAGCTGGAAAAATGTAAGGACCcagatttgaaaacattttcactTTAATACTGAAAAAATATGCCATTATAAAATCCTCGAATAGAATTAGTAAGTTTCACGTGCTTCCTCGGTTCTTTGTTCCTACTTTATAAGTAAGATTTTTACCAGCACACAATTGCTACCATAGGATCGCAGCCTAAGCACTAGAGTGACATTAATTGGTCATGCTTAACTGCCCCAGaatcttttttcttaaataattacaCTGGTACTATAATAGAAATCATGGGTACTTATTTTACATTCAGATGGAAGGCATTATTGGATATGTATAGAAAAATATTCCCcctcagaaattaaaataaaatcaaacatcaCCATCGAAAGAAAAGAACCCAAAACAACCCTTAAAAACTTTGCTCAACAAAATACATTGTTAACTCATAAAATGGACTGATGACTTAGCCATGCAAATGTCTTAAATaaacctttacatttttttttcacagtaaaCATACGCTCTGAACTGCCTACCAATCACAAATAAGGGCGAAATGGCACTTTCTGATTATACTGTATTTTGTTTATAGAAAGTTTGATACGATGTGACTTATCAGGTAAGAGAGTGGGTGCTGTGACGCCGTCTCCAGTCGCAGTGGGgcggtggggttgggggagggggtagagTCCCTGGAGCGTGTGGATTCCATGCGAGCCATGcagcactttttgtttgttttttgttcttgtcagGAGTCagagttatttatttacaatacatTCATGCCTTCGTGCAACTGCCCATCCCTGCATTACCAACAGGGAGCCATCTTCGGGCTATCCACAGGGGAAAAATAGATATCTATTTCTTTATATagatgtgatatatgtatatatgtatagagcCACTGCAGCCAGCCCCAGGGGACCTTTGGCTCAGAGCAAGAGGGCTCAATTCTTCTGGCAGGCCCCATGCTGGGCTTTGAGTCAAAAGGGAGCTTAGAGCAAAGAGCTAGCTAGCTGCACTCGCAGCTCCACAGTCTGCTCTTTGTTTTCAGATGGGAGCTTAAGGGCCAGAGCCTCTTAGTTGAGTGAGttcatacttatttatttactcatgtcCATCGGTGCTTGTGACACGCTAGATCTGGGTCAATGTTCTCCTACTCCCCCCCGCGATGCAGGCGGCAGGAGAGGATGGATGGTCTTCCTGCACTCCTCCCCCTTTAGGGTCGAGGGGAGCTTAGTCTGAGAGTGAGTGAGAGCCGCAATCATACACCCTATGGGACCCGTCTGCATTGTAAGGCCCATTGTGCCAGTAGGAAGAGTCACAGACTGTCTGTAGGGAATTAATTTCGGACGCAGAGGAATTGGCATCCCTTCTCTTGGACCGCTTTCGGTTCCTCAGGATAAACACGAGCATGCCCACCACGGTGAAGGCGGAGGTGACGAACACCAGCAGCAGTCCCGGGACCAACACGGAGATGGACACCCTGCTGGTGTCTAGGTAGGAGTTGGAGTGTGTCCCGGTTTCCGCCAACCCAGTGCTGTTTTTACTGTGCGAAGTTAACGTGGGCGAGATCCTCGCATACAGCTGGGGGCAGATCTCGTCATTGGAGAGCAGCATGAAATCCTTCCTAAAGAAGTTCACCGGCGTCTCACACTTGAGGTCGCTCATCAGCACCTCGGAGCCCAGGCGTTCTGCCCATTGCTTGAAAGGCACAATGGTGCAGGAGCACTCCCAGGGGTTGCCATGCAGGTCTATCTGGATGATGGAGGTTAACTGGTCCAGCACCCCCGCCACTGGGAGGTACATGAAGTAATTATTGTGCAGGCTGAGCTTAGACAGGGAGACCCCAGCAAAAACGTCCACCGGTAGGGACCTCAGCAAGTTGTTGTTGAGAATAAGAATCCTCAGTTTGGGCATGGCATTGAAAGTACCGGGGAGAATGAGCTGAATCGCGTTGTACTCCACGTTCAGGTACTCGAGGTTCTGCAGCCCAGCAAATTTCTCCCGGGACAGAGTGTCCAGGTAGTTACTATCCATGTACAGCCACCTGAGGTCCAAAAGGTTCTTGAAAGTGTTGTTCTCTATGTTTGCGATGTTGTTGTTGCCCAGATCCAACAGAATGAGGTTCTTGTAATCCACAAAGTGGGATTTTCGGATGCTGTGGATCTTATTATCTCGAAGGAAAAGCTCCTGCACGTTGGAAAGCTTGGGCTTCAAATCAGCCAAGCTGCTCACGTTCCGATTGTTACAGTTCATCTTTAAGCCTGAGCCTGGGATGTGGTCACAGCTGCAGCCCCCGGGGCAGGGCAGGCCAT contains:
- the Slitrk1 gene encoding SLIT and NTRK-like protein 1 — translated: MLLWILLLETSLCFAAGNVTGDVCKEKICSCNEIEGDLHVDCEKKGFTSLQRFTAPTSQFYHLFLHGNSLTRLFPNEFANFYNAVSLHMENNGLHEIVPGAFLGLQLVKRLHINNNKIKSFRKQTFLGLDDLEYLQADFNLLRDIDPGAFQDLNKLEVLILNDNLISTLPANVFQYVPITHLDLRGNRLKTLPYEEILEQIPGIAEILLEDNPWDCTCDLLSLKEWLENIPKNALIGRVVCEAPTRLQGKDLNETTEQDLCPLKNRVDSSLPAPPAQEETFAPGPLPTPFKTNGQDEHATPGAVPNGGTKIPGNWQLKIKPTPPIATGGARNKPPVHGLPCPGGCSCDHIPGSGLKMNCNNRNVSSLADLKPKLSNVQELFLRDNKIHSIRKSHFVDYKNLILLDLGNNNIANIENNTFKNLLDLRWLYMDSNYLDTLSREKFAGLQNLEYLNVEYNAIQLILPGTFNAMPKLRILILNNNLLRSLPVDVFAGVSLSKLSLHNNYFMYLPVAGVLDQLTSIIQIDLHGNPWECSCTIVPFKQWAERLGSEVLMSDLKCETPVNFFRKDFMLLSNDEICPQLYARISPTLTSHSKNSTGLAETGTHSNSYLDTSRVSISVLVPGLLLVFVTSAFTVVGMLVFILRNRKRSKRRDANSSASEINSLQTVCDSSYWHNGPYNADGSHRVYDCGSHSLSD